A region of Paractinoplanes abujensis DNA encodes the following proteins:
- a CDS encoding sugar ABC transporter substrate-binding protein, which produces MRIRPSGAAGVAAALTCALALAACGGGDDGNSPAGNPSANAAGRQGELVIWADDKRSAALKPFADKFGSENGVTVKVQAISKDQQTTFVTASQQGSGPDVMVGAHDWIGNLVQNGAIDPVQLAAEQTSGLNRNALKAVTFNGQTYGVPYAMENLALIRNTELAPEAPATIEALVKKADELKAAKKVSETLCLQVGQNGDAYHLYPLYSSAGGYLFGTSANGDYDPKDLGVGKPEGVAAFKKIATLGEKGSGALKRSITPENSIATFTGKKCAFLVSGPWAITDVKKAKLPYDISAVPGFAGGQPARPFLGVQSFYVASKGKNKALAQEFVTNYVTTPDLAVALYEAEPRPPALTAAFDQVKGKDADLEKFVEAGKDGQPLPAVPEMAAIWDPFGKAEAAVVGGADPARTITAAGKTISAAIK; this is translated from the coding sequence ATGCGCATCCGTCCCTCGGGTGCAGCGGGTGTTGCCGCCGCCCTGACCTGCGCTCTCGCCCTTGCCGCCTGCGGTGGGGGCGACGATGGGAACAGTCCCGCCGGCAACCCGTCCGCGAATGCGGCAGGCCGGCAGGGTGAGCTCGTCATCTGGGCCGACGACAAGCGCTCGGCCGCCCTCAAGCCGTTCGCCGACAAGTTCGGCAGCGAGAACGGCGTCACCGTCAAGGTCCAGGCGATCTCCAAGGATCAGCAGACCACCTTCGTCACCGCTTCCCAGCAGGGCAGCGGCCCCGACGTGATGGTCGGCGCGCACGACTGGATCGGCAACCTGGTGCAGAACGGCGCGATCGACCCCGTGCAGCTGGCCGCTGAGCAGACGAGTGGCCTCAACCGGAACGCGCTCAAGGCGGTCACCTTCAACGGCCAGACGTACGGGGTCCCGTACGCGATGGAAAACCTCGCCTTGATCCGCAACACCGAGTTGGCCCCGGAGGCCCCCGCAACCATCGAGGCGCTGGTCAAGAAGGCCGATGAGCTCAAGGCGGCCAAGAAGGTCTCGGAGACGCTGTGCCTGCAGGTCGGGCAGAACGGCGACGCCTACCACCTGTACCCGCTGTATTCGAGCGCCGGCGGCTACCTGTTCGGCACGAGCGCCAACGGCGACTACGACCCCAAGGACCTGGGCGTGGGCAAGCCGGAGGGGGTCGCGGCGTTCAAGAAGATCGCCACGCTGGGTGAGAAGGGGTCGGGCGCCCTCAAGCGGTCGATCACCCCGGAGAACTCGATCGCCACGTTCACCGGCAAGAAGTGCGCCTTCCTGGTCAGCGGCCCGTGGGCGATCACCGACGTCAAGAAGGCCAAGCTGCCGTACGACATCAGCGCCGTTCCCGGTTTCGCCGGCGGGCAGCCCGCGCGGCCGTTCCTGGGGGTGCAGAGCTTCTACGTCGCGTCGAAGGGCAAGAACAAGGCGCTCGCGCAGGAGTTCGTCACCAACTACGTCACCACGCCGGACCTGGCCGTCGCGCTGTACGAGGCCGAGCCCCGCCCGCCGGCCCTGACCGCCGCGTTCGACCAGGTCAAGGGTAAGGACGCCGATCTCGAGAAGTTCGTCGAGGCCGGTAAGGACGGTCAGCCGCTGCCCGCGGTGCCCGAGATGGCGGCCATCTGGGATCCGTTCGGCAAGGCCGAGGCCGCGGTGGTGGGCGGGGCCGATCCGGCCCGGACGATCACGGCCGCGGGTAAGACGATCTCGGCCGCGATCAAGTAG
- a CDS encoding ABC transporter permease subunit, with product MTATKLGGPVVQARPAPEERPDRRGHLIKIPILGLTTAIAIWAAFPLIDNGAWTGLAILAATTAGLLYLYLTPRHVPLKYLAPGTILLILFQVFPVLYTASTAFTNFGDGHRGSKQEAVTAIQTASVTQVPGSQQYALTVATTGDPATGPLVFLITDPATRQVSAGDADGLEPIDATVNSAGRVTAADGYTLLTAGQAGTRSAEITALAVPTAGGAIRSSGLSRAYEGRAGRAYDVGCDCIRDTATGRTWTADEQAGAFVDGNGERLAQGWKVGVGFSNFTRVLTEPAIAGPFLRTLVWNFAFAVASTGGTFVLGLLLAIALHSPRVRGRTAYRVLLVLPYAMPSFAMLLVWRDMFNTDFGLINNLFGLDVDWFGGSASARLAVILVQLWLGYPYMFLVATGALQAIPRELAEASRIDGASAWGGFRRITLPLLMVALTPLLISSFAFNFNNFNAVYLTTEGAPFPADNPANGATDLLITYTYRIAFGGGGAQYGYAAAISIFIFLIVAVVSAISFRRTRHLEEVHS from the coding sequence ATGACGGCGACGAAGCTCGGCGGGCCTGTCGTCCAGGCCCGCCCGGCCCCGGAGGAGAGGCCCGACCGCAGGGGCCACCTGATCAAGATCCCGATCTTGGGCCTCACCACAGCCATCGCGATCTGGGCCGCCTTTCCGCTGATCGACAACGGGGCCTGGACCGGTCTCGCGATCCTCGCCGCGACCACGGCCGGTCTGCTGTATCTCTACCTGACCCCGCGTCACGTCCCGCTCAAATATCTGGCCCCCGGCACGATCCTGCTGATCCTGTTCCAGGTCTTCCCGGTGCTCTACACGGCCAGTACGGCGTTCACGAACTTCGGCGACGGCCACCGCGGCAGCAAGCAGGAGGCCGTCACGGCCATCCAGACCGCGTCGGTCACTCAGGTGCCCGGTTCCCAGCAGTACGCCCTCACGGTCGCGACCACCGGCGACCCGGCCACCGGTCCGCTGGTCTTCCTGATCACCGACCCGGCCACGAGGCAGGTCTCGGCCGGCGACGCCGACGGCCTCGAACCGATCGACGCCACCGTGAACAGCGCGGGCCGGGTCACCGCGGCCGACGGCTACACGCTGCTCACGGCCGGCCAGGCCGGCACGCGCAGCGCCGAGATCACCGCGCTCGCCGTGCCCACCGCGGGCGGCGCCATCCGGTCGTCCGGGCTGTCCCGGGCGTACGAGGGAAGGGCCGGCCGGGCCTACGACGTGGGCTGCGACTGCATCCGCGACACGGCCACGGGCCGGACGTGGACCGCGGACGAGCAGGCCGGCGCGTTCGTGGACGGCAACGGCGAACGGCTCGCGCAGGGCTGGAAGGTCGGCGTGGGGTTCAGCAACTTCACGCGAGTGCTCACGGAGCCGGCGATTGCGGGCCCCTTCCTCCGTACGCTGGTCTGGAACTTCGCTTTCGCCGTCGCGTCGACCGGCGGCACGTTCGTGCTCGGGCTGCTGCTGGCGATCGCCCTGCACTCGCCCCGGGTCCGCGGCCGTACGGCGTATCGCGTCCTGCTCGTGCTCCCGTACGCGATGCCGTCGTTCGCCATGCTGCTGGTCTGGCGCGACATGTTCAACACCGACTTCGGGTTGATCAACAACCTGTTCGGGCTGGACGTGGACTGGTTCGGGGGCAGCGCCTCGGCCCGGCTGGCGGTGATCCTCGTACAGCTGTGGCTCGGCTATCCGTACATGTTCCTGGTCGCCACCGGCGCGTTGCAGGCCATCCCGCGCGAGCTGGCCGAGGCGTCGCGGATCGACGGCGCGAGCGCGTGGGGCGGTTTCCGGCGGATCACCCTGCCGCTGCTCATGGTCGCGCTGACCCCGCTGCTGATCTCGTCGTTCGCGTTCAACTTCAACAACTTCAACGCGGTCTACCTGACCACCGAGGGCGCGCCGTTCCCGGCCGACAATCCGGCCAACGGCGCCACCGACCTGCTGATCACCTACACCTACCGGATCGCGTTCGGCGGGGGCGGCGCCCAGTACGGCTACGCCGCGGCCATCTCGATCTTCATCTTCCTGATCGTGGCCGTCGTGTCGGCGATCAGCTTCCGGCGCACCCGCCATCTCGAGGAGGTCCACTCATGA
- a CDS encoding sugar ABC transporter permease encodes MTWVKQVGWRHVVGLFMLVFALAPILFVVSAAVNPLGTLSSSEIVPTGASGGNFSRLFADTEFGSWFLNSLLIAGLSSAASVFISALAAYAFSRRRFRGRRVGLLAVLLIQMFPQFLAIVAIFLIFSAVTDYWPALGFNTWWGLILLYLGGALGVNTWLMKGFFDTVPRELDESATMDGAGHPQVFFRILLPLVAPILAVTALLAFIGTINEFLIANVFLTDTGAKTLPVGLVGLVAGERNANFGMFCAGTLLTAIPTVLVFQLLQRYITDGLTAGAVKG; translated from the coding sequence ATGACCTGGGTCAAGCAAGTGGGCTGGCGCCATGTGGTCGGCCTGTTCATGCTCGTCTTCGCGCTGGCGCCGATCCTGTTCGTCGTCTCGGCCGCGGTCAACCCGCTCGGCACGTTGTCGTCTAGCGAGATCGTGCCGACCGGGGCCTCGGGCGGCAACTTCTCCCGGCTGTTCGCCGACACCGAATTCGGCTCCTGGTTCCTGAACTCCCTTCTGATCGCCGGGCTTTCGTCGGCGGCCTCGGTGTTCATCTCGGCCCTGGCCGCGTACGCGTTCAGCCGCCGCCGGTTCCGCGGCCGCCGGGTGGGCCTGCTGGCGGTCCTGCTGATCCAGATGTTCCCGCAGTTCCTGGCGATCGTCGCGATCTTCCTGATCTTCTCGGCGGTCACCGATTACTGGCCCGCGCTCGGCTTCAACACGTGGTGGGGTCTGATCCTGCTCTACCTGGGAGGCGCGCTCGGTGTGAACACCTGGCTGATGAAGGGTTTCTTCGACACCGTGCCGCGCGAGCTCGACGAGTCGGCCACGATGGACGGCGCCGGCCACCCACAGGTGTTCTTCCGCATCCTGCTGCCGCTGGTGGCGCCGATCCTGGCCGTCACCGCGCTGCTGGCCTTCATCGGCACCATCAACGAGTTCCTGATCGCCAACGTGTTCCTGACCGACACCGGCGCCAAGACCCTGCCGGTGGGGCTGGTCGGCCTCGTGGCCGGGGAACGCAACGCCAACTTCGGTATGTTCTGCGCGGGCACGCTGCTCACCGCGATTCCCACCGTGCTGGTGTTCCAGCTGCTGCAGCGCTACATCACCGACGGGCTGACGGCCGGGGCGGTCAAGGGATGA
- a CDS encoding glycoside hydrolase family 13 protein, producing MSRPHHDGSELYVSDPAPALGDTVTVFVRVPRGTGVSRVHMRWVRDGEPIFTSLKVDHRRGTDTWWRAEITAHNPITRYRFLLGTTSGVRWLTAYGVTNHDVPDSTDFRLVAQPPAPQWARDAVIYQIFPDRYARSPAADRRETPDWAIRARSWDEPVVPGPDAVRVLHGGDLDGVARRLDHVTALGADTIYLTPFFPARSNHRYDASGFDRVDPLLGGDRALERLAAAARDRGVRLIGDLTTNHTGDAHPWFTSRPDFYYPGVSWLGVPSLPKLNWASAELREEFRAVVRRWLSPPYGLSGWRIDVANMTARLGADDRNHEVAALLRAAVHEARADGLLIAEHGHDATGDLDRDGWHGTMNYAGFTRPVWSWLRAETALFDGLGNPEELPVREASALVATMSAFAAQMSWRSWEASWSLLGSHDTARIRTVVGDAERQHVAAGLLFTLPGTPMVFAGDELGLTGGGNESARAPMPWDTPDSWDTKTLGRYRDLIALRRGSPALTRGGLRWVHADGDVLMFLRESRSQSVLVLAARASADRLKLTGLPPGTTLENLYGGAPPLHIETDGSAVIDIAGPAVQVWVIP from the coding sequence ATGAGCCGGCCGCACCATGACGGCAGCGAGCTGTACGTCAGCGATCCCGCGCCCGCGCTCGGCGACACGGTCACCGTGTTCGTGCGGGTGCCGCGCGGGACCGGGGTGTCGCGTGTGCACATGCGCTGGGTGCGCGACGGCGAGCCGATCTTCACCTCGCTGAAAGTTGATCATCGACGGGGCACCGACACGTGGTGGCGAGCTGAGATAACAGCGCACAACCCGATCACCCGCTACCGCTTCCTGCTCGGCACGACGAGCGGCGTGCGCTGGCTGACCGCGTACGGGGTCACGAACCACGACGTGCCCGACAGCACGGACTTCCGGCTGGTCGCGCAGCCGCCCGCCCCGCAGTGGGCGCGCGACGCCGTCATCTATCAGATCTTCCCCGACCGCTATGCCCGCTCGCCCGCCGCCGACCGGCGCGAGACTCCCGACTGGGCGATCCGCGCGCGGTCCTGGGACGAGCCGGTCGTGCCCGGCCCCGACGCCGTCCGCGTGCTCCACGGCGGCGACCTGGACGGCGTCGCGCGGCGGCTCGACCACGTGACCGCGCTCGGGGCCGACACGATCTACCTCACCCCGTTCTTCCCGGCCCGCTCCAACCACCGGTACGACGCCTCGGGTTTCGACCGGGTCGACCCGCTGCTCGGCGGCGACCGCGCGCTCGAACGGCTGGCGGCGGCGGCCCGCGACCGCGGCGTGCGGCTGATCGGCGACCTCACCACCAACCACACCGGCGACGCGCATCCGTGGTTCACGTCGCGGCCGGACTTCTACTACCCCGGCGTGTCCTGGCTCGGTGTGCCCAGCCTGCCCAAGCTGAACTGGGCGAGCGCCGAGCTGCGCGAGGAGTTCCGCGCCGTCGTGCGGCGGTGGCTCTCCCCGCCGTACGGGCTGTCGGGCTGGCGGATCGACGTAGCGAACATGACGGCGCGGCTCGGCGCCGACGACCGGAACCACGAGGTGGCCGCGCTGCTGCGGGCGGCGGTGCACGAGGCCCGGGCCGACGGCCTGCTGATCGCCGAGCACGGCCACGACGCGACCGGCGACCTCGACCGCGACGGCTGGCACGGCACGATGAACTACGCCGGTTTCACCCGTCCGGTGTGGAGCTGGTTGCGCGCCGAGACCGCCCTCTTCGACGGTCTGGGCAACCCCGAGGAGCTTCCCGTACGCGAGGCGAGCGCACTGGTCGCCACCATGTCGGCGTTCGCGGCGCAGATGTCGTGGCGCTCGTGGGAGGCGTCCTGGTCACTTCTCGGTTCCCACGACACGGCCCGGATCCGTACGGTAGTGGGCGACGCGGAGCGGCAGCATGTGGCGGCCGGCCTGTTGTTCACGCTGCCCGGCACGCCGATGGTGTTCGCGGGGGACGAGCTCGGGCTGACCGGCGGGGGCAACGAGTCGGCCCGCGCGCCGATGCCGTGGGACACGCCGGACAGCTGGGACACCAAGACGCTGGGGCGTTATCGCGACCTCATCGCGCTGCGGAGGGGTTCGCCCGCCCTCACCCGCGGCGGGCTGCGCTGGGTCCACGCCGACGGCGACGTTCTGATGTTCCTGCGCGAGAGCAGGTCCCAGAGCGTACTGGTGCTCGCGGCGCGCGCGTCCGCCGACCGGCTCAAGCTCACCGGTCTGCCGCCCGGCACCACCCTGGAAAACCTGTACGGCGGCGCCCCGCCGCTGCACATCGAAACCGATGGTTCCGCAGTCATCGATATCGCAGGTCCGGCCGTTCAGGTCTGGGTCATCCCGTAG